Proteins co-encoded in one Mastacembelus armatus chromosome 24, fMasArm1.2, whole genome shotgun sequence genomic window:
- the LOC113137189 gene encoding cysteine-rich protein 2-like, whose translation MASKCPKCDKTVYFAEKVSSLGKDWHKFCLKCERCNKTLNPGGHAEHDGKPYCHKPCYAALFGPKGVNIGGAGSYVYDAPVNEAPAAVSMETDAKPEEARKAPARGPVKAASFSSFSGGPNICPKCNKTVYFAEKVSSLGKNWHRPCLRCERCSKTLAPGSHAEHDGQPYCHKPCYAVLFGPKGVNTGGVGSYIYDDPETEAQP comes from the exons cGGAGAAAGTGTCGTCTTTAGGGAAAGACTGGCACAAGTTCTGTCTGAAATGCGAGCGCTGCAACAAGACGCTGAATCCCGGAGGCCACGCCGAG CATGATGGGAAGCCTTACTGCCATAAGCCGTGTTACGCTGCCCTCTTTGGACCAAAAG GTGTGAACATCGGCGGAGCTGGTTCCTACGTGTACGACGCTCCTGTCAACGAAGCCCCTGCAGCcgtttccatggaaacagatGCCAAACCAGAGGAGGCGAGAAAAGCGCCCGCACGGGGACCAGTGAAGG CTGCAAGTTTCTCATCGTTCTCTGGAGGACCCAACATCTGCCCCAAATGCAACAAGACGGTGTATTTCG cggAGAAGGTGTCGTCTCTCGGGAAGAACTGGCACCGGCCCTGTCTGCGCTGCGAGAGGTGCAGTAAGACTCTGGCTCCTGGCAGCCATGCAGAG CATGATGGACAGCCGTACTGCCACAAACCGTGCTACGCTGTGCTGTTTGGACCCAAAG GTGTAAACACCGGAGGTGTCGGCAGCTACATCTACGACGATCCTGAAACCGAAGCCCAGCCCTGA
- the LOC113137453 gene encoding proline-rich nuclear receptor coactivator 1-like, with translation MLDGSPAHSDEANIGNVENNNPVALISSSDGLKTGSRTRQALLKKGGRKLRSTAQLHHQKSPKNIPNTRLSDHNNNTLTAQSANKPAPQPGTEFPAGAQTLMTLHHLKQGAKKELLKPKGVRLERGAVQPGGQTPCSLPRHDPVAQNGNTRSHKPKQGQTPSAPHAPKKKDNSPKNPSLHLPPLQEQKKPLHTSNNVKNLNAPPAETAPEYLKDGEKVYAGAKFSEPPSPSVLPKPPSHWVGDRKPQQGDQSREQMTVHLKSLLKVQATS, from the exons ATGTTGGACGGATCCCCGGCTCACTCCGATGAAGCCAACATCGGCAACGTGGAAAACAACAACCCGGTGGCGCTGATTTCCAGCAGCGATGGGCTGAAGACGGGCAGCAGGACGAGGCAGGCGCTGCTGAAGAAAGGAGGCAGGAAGCTGCGGTCGACGGCGCAGCTGCATCACCAGAAATCCCCGAAAAACATCCCCAACACCCGCCTGTCCgatcacaacaacaacacccTGACGGCCCAATCCGCCAATAAACCCGCGCCTCAGCCCGGGACCGAGTTCCCCGCCGGTGCACAGACCCTGATGACCCTCCACCACCTCAAACAGGGAGCCAAGAAAGAG cTGCTGAAACCCAAAGGGGTCAGACTGGAGCGCGGTGCTGTGCAGCCTGGAGGGCAAACTCCTTGCAGTCTGCCCAGACACGATCCTGTCGCCCAAAACGGAAACACCCGGAGCCACAAGCCCAAGCAGGGCCAAACACCCAGTGCTCCACATGCTCCAAAGAAGAAAGATAACAGCCCGAAGAACCCCTCTCTGCACCTGCCTCCACTGCAAGAGCAGAAAAAACCTCTGCACACCTCCAACAACGTGAAGAACCTGAACGCACCGCCTGCTGAAACTGCTCCAGAATACCTCAAAGACGGCGAGAAGGTCTATGCTGGAGCTAAGTTCAGTGAGCCGCCCTCACCAAGTGTCTTACCCAAACCGCCCAGCCACTGGGTCGGAGACCGCAAGCCCCAGCAGGGCGACCAAAGCCGAGAGCAAATGACTGTTCACCTAAAGTCGCTGCTGAAGGTTCAGGCTACATCATGA
- the LOC113137312 gene encoding uncharacterized protein LOC113137312 isoform X1, with the protein MAVLRKFTVVFSLILVPQLTVVTVQDPQAFAATIGVDIMLPCRKVEKTWDQCDGVTWTFARSVRTTMLFEHGQIHPDARAESDRLSLTGTCSLELKKVTSKDAGLYTCIWFNTAQTAGGAAVYDLTVHPRGNMRSVRIEPTTRRKSTSTTTSPETETIMSTTENTRASPDNNVPTKQQVWWRFIVVASMAVFIPVMAVICWRKTKGTTTQVDRNVGLTSNPAETQSAPETSPDTADPKDEGFYASIRHIRNSNTKEKDLTGEDDDDEGDAVTYSTVKVSSSSSAAASSDPSDLYATINKRNQ; encoded by the exons ATGGCTGTGCTCAGAAAGTTCACAGTGGTTTTCTCTCTGATCCTGGTCCCTCAGCTTACAG TCGTAACCGTACAGGATCCACAGGCCTTCGCTGCCACAATTGGAGTtgacatcatgctgccttgtaGGAAAGTGGAAAAAACCTGGGATCAATGTGACGGTGTGACCTGGACCTTCGCTCGCTCAGTCAGAACGACGATGCTGTTTGAACATGGGCAGATTCATCCAGATGCCAGAGCTGAGTCAGACAGACTGAGCCTCACGGGGACCTGTTCTCTGGAACTAAAGAAGGTCACGTCCAAAGATGCCGGTCTCTACACCTGCATATGGTtcaacacagcacaaacagccgGTGGAGCCGCTGTGTATGACCTGACCGTTCACCCCA GGGGGAACATGAGATCAGTCAGAATTGAACCAACAACAAGACGTAAATCAACGTCCACAACAACTTCACCAGAAACAGAGACGATTATgtcaacaacagaaaacacaagagcaTCTCCAGACAACAATGTGCCAACAAAACAACAAG tttggtgGAGATTCATCGTCGTGGCATCGATGGCTGTTTTCATACCTGTGATGGCAGTGATCTGCTGGAGGAAAACCAAAG gGACCACAACACAGGTGGATAGAAACGTA GGACTGACGTCAAACcctgcagagactcagtctgcTCCAGAAACCAGCCCAGACACG GCTGATCCTAAGGATGAAGGTTTCTATGCCTCCATCAGGCACATCAGGAACAGTAACACCAAG GAGAAAGACCTCACtggtgaggatgatgatgatgaaggagaCGCAGTGACCTACAGCACTGTGAaggtctcctcttcctcttctgctgcAGCCTCGAGTGATCCCAGTGACCTTTATGCTACCATCAACAAACGAAACCAATAA
- the LOC113137312 gene encoding uncharacterized protein LOC113137312 isoform X2 → MAVLRKFTVVFSLILVPQLTVVTVQDPQAFAATIGVDIMLPCRKVEKTWDQCDGVTWTFARSVRTTMLFEHGQIHPDARAESDRLSLTGTCSLELKKVTSKDAGLYTCIWFNTAQTAGGAAVYDLTVHPRGNMRSVRIEPTTRRKSTSTTTSPETETIMSTTENTRASPDNNVPTKQQVWWRFIVVASMAVFIPVMAVICWRKTKGTTTQVDRNGLTSNPAETQSAPETSPDTADPKDEGFYASIRHIRNSNTKEKDLTGEDDDDEGDAVTYSTVKVSSSSSAAASSDPSDLYATINKRNQ, encoded by the exons ATGGCTGTGCTCAGAAAGTTCACAGTGGTTTTCTCTCTGATCCTGGTCCCTCAGCTTACAG TCGTAACCGTACAGGATCCACAGGCCTTCGCTGCCACAATTGGAGTtgacatcatgctgccttgtaGGAAAGTGGAAAAAACCTGGGATCAATGTGACGGTGTGACCTGGACCTTCGCTCGCTCAGTCAGAACGACGATGCTGTTTGAACATGGGCAGATTCATCCAGATGCCAGAGCTGAGTCAGACAGACTGAGCCTCACGGGGACCTGTTCTCTGGAACTAAAGAAGGTCACGTCCAAAGATGCCGGTCTCTACACCTGCATATGGTtcaacacagcacaaacagccgGTGGAGCCGCTGTGTATGACCTGACCGTTCACCCCA GGGGGAACATGAGATCAGTCAGAATTGAACCAACAACAAGACGTAAATCAACGTCCACAACAACTTCACCAGAAACAGAGACGATTATgtcaacaacagaaaacacaagagcaTCTCCAGACAACAATGTGCCAACAAAACAACAAG tttggtgGAGATTCATCGTCGTGGCATCGATGGCTGTTTTCATACCTGTGATGGCAGTGATCTGCTGGAGGAAAACCAAAG gGACCACAACACAGGTGGATAGAAAC GGACTGACGTCAAACcctgcagagactcagtctgcTCCAGAAACCAGCCCAGACACG GCTGATCCTAAGGATGAAGGTTTCTATGCCTCCATCAGGCACATCAGGAACAGTAACACCAAG GAGAAAGACCTCACtggtgaggatgatgatgatgaaggagaCGCAGTGACCTACAGCACTGTGAaggtctcctcttcctcttctgctgcAGCCTCGAGTGATCCCAGTGACCTTTATGCTACCATCAACAAACGAAACCAATAA
- the LOC113137312 gene encoding uncharacterized protein LOC113137312 isoform X3, with translation MAVLRKFTVVFSLILVPQLTVVTVQDPQAFAATIGVDIMLPCRKVEKTWDQCDGVTWTFARSVRTTMLFEHGQIHPDARAESDRLSLTGTCSLELKKVTSKDAGLYTCIWFNTAQTAGGAAVYDLTVHPRGNMRSVRIEPTTRRKSTSTTTSPETETIMSTTENTRASPDNNVPTKQQVWWRFIVVASMAVFIPVMAVICWRKTKGTTTQGLTSNPAETQSAPETSPDTADPKDEGFYASIRHIRNSNTKEKDLTGEDDDDEGDAVTYSTVKVSSSSSAAASSDPSDLYATINKRNQ, from the exons ATGGCTGTGCTCAGAAAGTTCACAGTGGTTTTCTCTCTGATCCTGGTCCCTCAGCTTACAG TCGTAACCGTACAGGATCCACAGGCCTTCGCTGCCACAATTGGAGTtgacatcatgctgccttgtaGGAAAGTGGAAAAAACCTGGGATCAATGTGACGGTGTGACCTGGACCTTCGCTCGCTCAGTCAGAACGACGATGCTGTTTGAACATGGGCAGATTCATCCAGATGCCAGAGCTGAGTCAGACAGACTGAGCCTCACGGGGACCTGTTCTCTGGAACTAAAGAAGGTCACGTCCAAAGATGCCGGTCTCTACACCTGCATATGGTtcaacacagcacaaacagccgGTGGAGCCGCTGTGTATGACCTGACCGTTCACCCCA GGGGGAACATGAGATCAGTCAGAATTGAACCAACAACAAGACGTAAATCAACGTCCACAACAACTTCACCAGAAACAGAGACGATTATgtcaacaacagaaaacacaagagcaTCTCCAGACAACAATGTGCCAACAAAACAACAAG tttggtgGAGATTCATCGTCGTGGCATCGATGGCTGTTTTCATACCTGTGATGGCAGTGATCTGCTGGAGGAAAACCAAAG gGACCACAACACAG GGACTGACGTCAAACcctgcagagactcagtctgcTCCAGAAACCAGCCCAGACACG GCTGATCCTAAGGATGAAGGTTTCTATGCCTCCATCAGGCACATCAGGAACAGTAACACCAAG GAGAAAGACCTCACtggtgaggatgatgatgatgaaggagaCGCAGTGACCTACAGCACTGTGAaggtctcctcttcctcttctgctgcAGCCTCGAGTGATCCCAGTGACCTTTATGCTACCATCAACAAACGAAACCAATAA
- the LOC113137078 gene encoding uncharacterized protein LOC113137078 isoform X3 encodes MAENRWIKMSVFLILELLFTATTGQVSFININVRDGDDVTLSCGHVKSDQDKCHSVSWLFNYPGRPETIEIITHGQTKKTMISKSKSDRLSVTENCSLVLKKVTVEDVGLYTCRQFDTSGQQQGPDSVVDLSVVTMTEQKLHDKVTFSCQVFISVHCDQSVKWLFQDKDVDQNNKELQTSQTDCYATVTFLDSHFIYSSRFKLFKCEVTNTVSGKVQKFSFRRQSSGEETGQDTTTTTTTTTTNDSTNLPDWGWGLIAVTVSLAALVIIVLLVQRYKRRTGKKTQTDENAGLSLNTAGTQSGPETSQDTADPEDGVSYASVSYTKKTKSKAQVHNEDEDDAVTYSTVKVSSSSAADPSSLYASIN; translated from the exons ATGGCTGAAAACAGATGGATTAAAATGTCTGTATTTCTGATCCTCGAACTTCTGTTTACAG CAACAACTGGACAAGTTTCCTTCATCAACATCAATGTCAGAGATGGAGACGACGTCACTTTGTCTTGTGGACATGTGAAAAGTGATCAGGATAAATGTCACAGCGTTTCCTGGCTCTTCAATTACCCAGGACGGCCAGAAACAATTGAGATTATTACACATGGTCAGACTAAAAAAACAATGATTTCCAAATCTAAATCAGACAGACTGAGTGTTACAGAGAACTGTTCTCTGGTTCTAAAGAAGGTCACAGTTGAGGATGTTGGTCTTTACACCTGCAGACAGTTTGACACATCAGGACAACAACAAGGTCCAGACTCTGTGGTTGATCTGTCTGTTGTTACCA TGACTGAACAGAAGCTCCATGATAAAGTGACGTTCAGCTGCCAAGTGTTTATATCTGTTCATTGTGATCAGTCAGTGAAGTGGCTGTTTCAGGATAAAGATGTGGATCAAAATAACAAAGAGCTCCAGACATCACAGACTGACTGCTACGCCACTGTGACTTTTCTGGATTCTCACTTTATTTACTCATCAAGGTTTAAATTATTCAAGTGTGAAGTGACAAATACTGTCAGTGGAAAAGTGCAGAAGTTCAGCTTCAGACGTCAGAGCTCAGGtgaggaaacag GTCaggacacaacaacaacaacaacaacaacaacaacaaatgattcTACAAATCTACCAG ATTGGGGGTGGGGGCTCATCGCTGTGACTGTGAGTTTAGCTGCGCTGGTGATAATTGTGCTGCTGGTCCAAAGATATAAGAGAAGAACAG gaaagaaaacacagacggATGAAAACGCT ggACTGAGCTTAAACACAGCAGGGACTCAGTCTGGTCCAGAAACCAGTCAGGACACG GCTGATCCTGAGGATGGAGTTTCCTACGCCTCCGTCAGCTACACCAAGAAGACCAAGAGTAAAGCCCAG GTTCacaatgaagatgaagatgatgcagTGACCTACAGCACTGTGAAagtttcctcctcttctgctgctgaTCCCAGCAGCCTCTACGCTTCCATCAACTAA
- the LOC113137078 gene encoding uncharacterized protein LOC113137078 isoform X1 has protein sequence MRERRTMAELTGIITSLFVMLLIDFPATTGQVSFININVRDGDDVTLSCGHVKSDQDKCHSVSWLFNYPGRPETIEIITHGQTKKTMISKSKSDRLSVTENCSLVLKKVTVEDVGLYTCRQFDTSGQQQGPDSVVDLSVVTMTEQKLHDKVTFSCQVFISVHCDQSVKWLFQDKDVDQNNKELQTSQTDCYATVTFLDSHFIYSSRFKLFKCEVTNTVSGKVQKFSFRRQSSGEETGQDTTTTTTTTTTNDSTNLPDWGWGLIAVTVSLAALVIIVLLVQRYKRRTGKKTQTDENAGLSLNTAGTQSGPETSQDTADPEDGVSYASVSYTKKTKSKAQVHNEDEDDAVTYSTVKVSSSSAADPSSLYASIN, from the exons atgagagagagaagaacgaTGGCTGAATTGACAGGGATTATAACGTCTTTATTTGTGATGCTGCTGATTGACTTTCCAG CAACAACTGGACAAGTTTCCTTCATCAACATCAATGTCAGAGATGGAGACGACGTCACTTTGTCTTGTGGACATGTGAAAAGTGATCAGGATAAATGTCACAGCGTTTCCTGGCTCTTCAATTACCCAGGACGGCCAGAAACAATTGAGATTATTACACATGGTCAGACTAAAAAAACAATGATTTCCAAATCTAAATCAGACAGACTGAGTGTTACAGAGAACTGTTCTCTGGTTCTAAAGAAGGTCACAGTTGAGGATGTTGGTCTTTACACCTGCAGACAGTTTGACACATCAGGACAACAACAAGGTCCAGACTCTGTGGTTGATCTGTCTGTTGTTACCA TGACTGAACAGAAGCTCCATGATAAAGTGACGTTCAGCTGCCAAGTGTTTATATCTGTTCATTGTGATCAGTCAGTGAAGTGGCTGTTTCAGGATAAAGATGTGGATCAAAATAACAAAGAGCTCCAGACATCACAGACTGACTGCTACGCCACTGTGACTTTTCTGGATTCTCACTTTATTTACTCATCAAGGTTTAAATTATTCAAGTGTGAAGTGACAAATACTGTCAGTGGAAAAGTGCAGAAGTTCAGCTTCAGACGTCAGAGCTCAGGtgaggaaacag GTCaggacacaacaacaacaacaacaacaacaacaacaaatgattcTACAAATCTACCAG ATTGGGGGTGGGGGCTCATCGCTGTGACTGTGAGTTTAGCTGCGCTGGTGATAATTGTGCTGCTGGTCCAAAGATATAAGAGAAGAACAG gaaagaaaacacagacggATGAAAACGCT ggACTGAGCTTAAACACAGCAGGGACTCAGTCTGGTCCAGAAACCAGTCAGGACACG GCTGATCCTGAGGATGGAGTTTCCTACGCCTCCGTCAGCTACACCAAGAAGACCAAGAGTAAAGCCCAG GTTCacaatgaagatgaagatgatgcagTGACCTACAGCACTGTGAAagtttcctcctcttctgctgctgaTCCCAGCAGCCTCTACGCTTCCATCAACTAA
- the LOC113137078 gene encoding uncharacterized protein LOC113137078 isoform X2, giving the protein MRERRTMAELTGIITSLFVMLLIDFPATTGQVSFININVRDGDDVTLSCGHVKSDQDKCHSVSWLFNYPGRPETIEIITHGQTKKTMISKSKSDRLSVTENCSLVLKKVTVEDVGLYTCRQFDTSGQQQGPDSVVDLSVVTMTEQKLHDKVTFSCQVFISVHCDQSVKWLFQDKDVDQNNKELQTSQTDCYATVTFLDSHFIYSSRFKLFKCEVTNTVSGKVQKFSFRRQSSGQDTTTTTTTTTTNDSTNLPDWGWGLIAVTVSLAALVIIVLLVQRYKRRTGKKTQTDENAGLSLNTAGTQSGPETSQDTADPEDGVSYASVSYTKKTKSKAQVHNEDEDDAVTYSTVKVSSSSAADPSSLYASIN; this is encoded by the exons atgagagagagaagaacgaTGGCTGAATTGACAGGGATTATAACGTCTTTATTTGTGATGCTGCTGATTGACTTTCCAG CAACAACTGGACAAGTTTCCTTCATCAACATCAATGTCAGAGATGGAGACGACGTCACTTTGTCTTGTGGACATGTGAAAAGTGATCAGGATAAATGTCACAGCGTTTCCTGGCTCTTCAATTACCCAGGACGGCCAGAAACAATTGAGATTATTACACATGGTCAGACTAAAAAAACAATGATTTCCAAATCTAAATCAGACAGACTGAGTGTTACAGAGAACTGTTCTCTGGTTCTAAAGAAGGTCACAGTTGAGGATGTTGGTCTTTACACCTGCAGACAGTTTGACACATCAGGACAACAACAAGGTCCAGACTCTGTGGTTGATCTGTCTGTTGTTACCA TGACTGAACAGAAGCTCCATGATAAAGTGACGTTCAGCTGCCAAGTGTTTATATCTGTTCATTGTGATCAGTCAGTGAAGTGGCTGTTTCAGGATAAAGATGTGGATCAAAATAACAAAGAGCTCCAGACATCACAGACTGACTGCTACGCCACTGTGACTTTTCTGGATTCTCACTTTATTTACTCATCAAGGTTTAAATTATTCAAGTGTGAAGTGACAAATACTGTCAGTGGAAAAGTGCAGAAGTTCAGCTTCAGACGTCAGAGCTCAG GTCaggacacaacaacaacaacaacaacaacaacaacaaatgattcTACAAATCTACCAG ATTGGGGGTGGGGGCTCATCGCTGTGACTGTGAGTTTAGCTGCGCTGGTGATAATTGTGCTGCTGGTCCAAAGATATAAGAGAAGAACAG gaaagaaaacacagacggATGAAAACGCT ggACTGAGCTTAAACACAGCAGGGACTCAGTCTGGTCCAGAAACCAGTCAGGACACG GCTGATCCTGAGGATGGAGTTTCCTACGCCTCCGTCAGCTACACCAAGAAGACCAAGAGTAAAGCCCAG GTTCacaatgaagatgaagatgatgcagTGACCTACAGCACTGTGAAagtttcctcctcttctgctgctgaTCCCAGCAGCCTCTACGCTTCCATCAACTAA
- the LOC113136961 gene encoding uncharacterized protein LOC113136961 → MAELTGIITSLFVMLLIDFPAETGQVSFIDIDVRDGDDVTLSCGHISKSKSDRLSVTENCSLVLKKVKVEDVGQYICRQFDTPGQKQGPDSVVYLSVVTMTEQKLHDKVTFSCQVIRHDHCHQSVKWLFQDKDVDQNNKDFQTSQTVCYATVTFLDSHFIYSSRFKLFKCEVTNPDSGKVQKFSFRRQSSGEETGENMMSCLRLKPPKSLIDLMDLKFEDDFSPSVTSDGNMRSFLPEQFLVLLILSGQDTTTTTTTATKQTAGDSPKASGWWRFIIVSVGLATLIIIVVTVNVWTRTKGKKTQMDKNTGRDDDDDEDEGRVKYENVGDPSVSVRLH, encoded by the exons aTGGCTGAATTGACAGGGATTATAACGTCTTTATTTGTGATGCTGCTGATTGACTTTCCAG CAGAAACTGGACAAGTTTCCTTCATCGACATCGATGTCAGAGATGGAGACGACGTCACTTTGTCTTGTGGACAT ATTTCCAAATCTAAATCAGACAGACTGAGTGTTACAGAGAACTGTTCTCTGGTTCTCAAGAAGGTCAAAGTTGAGGATGTTGGTCAATACATCTGTAGACAGTTTGACACACCAGGACAAAAACAAGGTCCAGACTCTGTCGTTTATCTGTCTGTTGTTACCA TGACTGAACAGAAGCTCCATGATAAAGTGACGTTCAGCTGCCAAGTGATAAGACATGATCATTGTCATCAGTCAGTGAAGTGGCTGTTTCAGGATAAAGATGTGGATCAAAATAACAAAGACTTCCAGACATCACAGACTGTCTGCTACGCCACTGTGACTTTTCTGGATTCTCACTTTATTTACTCATCAAGGTTTAAATTATTCAAGTGTGAAGTGACAAATCCTGACAGTGGAAAAGTGCAGAAGTTCAGCTTCAGACGTCAGAGCTCAGGtgaggaaacaggtgagaaTATGATGAGCTGTTTAAGACTAAAACCACCTAaaagtttgattgatttgatggATTTGAAGTTTGAAGATGATTTTTCACCTTCAGTTACATCAGATGGAAACATGAGGAGTTTTCTACCTGAACAGTTTCTTGTGTTGTTGATTCTTTCAGGTCaggacacaacaacaacaacaacaacagcaactaaacaaacagcaggtgaTTCTCCAAAAGCatcag GTTGGTGGAGGTTCATTATCGTCTCTGTGGGTTTAGCAACTCTCATAATTATTGTTGTCACCGTCAACGTGTGGACGAGAACTAAAG GGAAGAAAACCCAGATGGATAAAAACACT GGacgtgatgatgatgatgatgaagatgaaggtaGAGTGAAATATGAAAACGTTGGAGAcccttctgtttctgtcagactcCACTGA